The DNA sequence TCATTTGATGTGAGAGCCCTTTATTTGAAGAGTAAGTGGTATCTTTCATTGGTCAGCGAGCCTCTACTGCATTCCTAAGCCTGACAATATGTTGGATTTGACCATTGATCGATATTCGGAGAAGAACCAAGGAGATTTTGAGCGTCTTTGGGTGCCGTGGCTCAAAGACTCCATGGGAATTGTTCCGCAGAAAGAGGATGTAGAGGAAGTGCGCAATCCCGAGGAAAAATACATCCGAGGTGGGGGAATGGCTTTTTACGCCAATATGGAAGCCGAATGTGTCGGTGTAGTTGCGGTGAAAAAGCTGAATGAGTCCGAGTATGAGTTTTGCAAACTGGTCGT is a window from the Pontibacter sp. G13 genome containing:
- a CDS encoding GNAT family N-acetyltransferase, translated to MLDLTIDRYSEKNQGDFERLWVPWLKDSMGIVPQKEDVEEVRNPEEKYIRGGGMAFYANMEAECVGVVAVKKLNESEYEFCKLVVHEKARGRGLGKKLVQRCIDFVKEVDGTALYLQSFHQLAVAVNMYQKMGFEDCDAPKGMLVVARTEIIMKMDIGSAS